In one Parambassis ranga chromosome 6, fParRan2.1, whole genome shotgun sequence genomic region, the following are encoded:
- the tanc2b gene encoding protein TANC2 isoform X4, with protein MSHLTSDGGSEDYADPRSPSLDPHLSHIGQGGSLDSDCAFEGDYAVPPLSMTEGMHHIRIMEGVSRSLPSSPLLTHQAISVRLQPVKKLTAPLRKAKFVESPRIPQSELGSPTHTSTTAKNPDLDTHCPGESNQELGPPPSVDEAANTLMTRLGFLLGDKVSEGPAGTQYSMEEPEARQGQNQRISPCSTLTSSTASPPAGSPCSTLPAAMPGQAGNKDCAYGSVTSPTSTLESRDSGIIATLTSYSENMERGGKYGEGSRGNLKLWQSQKSGMDSFLYRVDENMTASTYSLNKIPERNLDSMSSHSAHSIPLYLMPRPNSVAATSSAHLEDLAYLDEQRHTPLRTSLRMPRQSTTCGPGRSGQDLRVRFAPYRPQDIALKPLLFEVPSITMDSVFTGREWLFQEVDAHLNSPNSGTNHGVVIVGNIGFGKTAIISRLVALSCHGTRMRQIASDSPQASPKHGEGLPLTQPQPTHGTLGGGSCPGTPEMRRRQEESMRRLASQVVAYHYCQADNAYTCLVPEFVHNVAALLCRSPHLVAYREQLLREPHLQSILSLRSCVQDPLASFRRGVLEPLDALYKERKINSEEDLIILIDGLNEAEFHKPDYGDTIVSFLTKTISRFPPWLKLVVTVRTTLQEITNALPFHRISLDSLDENDAIDQDLQGYILHRIHSSPEIQNNISLNGKMDNTTFGKLSAHLKALSRGSYLYLKLTFDLIEKGYLVLKSSSYKIYLCIYPDMESDEFSSVVPVNLAEVYLLQCNMRFPTQSSFERALPLLNVAVASLHPLNDEQIYQAINAGSLQGTLDWEDFQQRVDNLSVFLVKRRDGTRMFVHPSFREWLIWREEGEKTKFLCDPRSGHTLLAFWFSRQENKLNRQQTIELGHHILKAHIFKGLSKKVGVSSSILQGLWVSYSTEGLSAALSSLRNLYTPNIKVSRLLMLGGANVNYRTEVLNNAPVLCVHSHLGYMDMVALLLEFGASVDAQSESGLTPLGYAAAGGHMAIVTALCRKRAKVDHLDKNGQCALVHAALRGHMEVVKFLIQCDWSLGTQQQQSPQTQQQAAFTKSHAVQQALIAAASMGYTEIVSYLLDLPEKDEEEVERAQINNFDTLWGETALTAASGRGKLEVCRLLLEQGAAVAQPNRRGIVPLFSAVRQGHWQIVDLLLTHGADVNLADKQGRSPLMMAASEGHLGTVEFLLTQGASLSLMDKEGLTALSWACLKGHLPVVRYLVESGAATDHADKNGRTPLDLAAFYGDSEVVQFLVDHGAMIEHVDYSGMRPLDRAVGCRNTSVVVALLKKGAKIGPATWAMATSKPDIMIILLSKLIEEGDSFYKKGKVKEAAQRYQYALKKFPREGFSEDLKTFRELKVSLFLNLSRCRRKMNDFGMAEEFATKALELKPKSYEAYYARARAKRSSRQFPEALEDLNEAMKQCPNNREIQRLLQRVEEECHQLSQEEHQQQDLELEPPPSPPPTPPPEDEESLSLSLSMPLPPPPEPRLEDMEPVQDLFEDEDYLEQELEAMSMGLPPPESLANPSSLPIIQSPPLSPTHPDQIYLAGGSPMGQPYEYHPTSSSMSSPTRGSYQPTSPSLSPTHQNSHYRHSPPHTSPVHQPSYRFSPPPMGTGGQGMDHQSPPPSPLRRAAQYRASPPLESVCLYRSQSGSPVRYQTEQLPGRPKSPLSKMSSQRSFQLSSQPSLSSQHHQAQGLRLQPSIAQIVRTNQPSTMMGNSSYGGQMGHSIGSRYQGGSVDVESRLVYQPSLDGRSMSQVQASLSSGALCQHGGRGGVMESSLLKDELPQRPSSAYRASSGGPGGIRYSQTPQISRSQSAAYYPVSEHVLERANAMPPCQLGSPEIPHMVRRPVSANTTEIKQHVPTPRPLIHSQSVGLRFSPSSNNISTGSTANLAPGFRPSSSIQQMEIPLQATYERSCDDISPISPSQGGGGLYQGETTRSRNTPFMGIIDKTARTQQYLHQPSRSRAMTSMDSAISPTSPGQLVQQGSTYSPPASLGNIAYYNKTNNAQNGHLLEEDYYAQTQPPSLGKLANGSRGSGDILERVSQVPTYPDVKVARTLPVAQAYQDNMYRQLSRDSRTQGPTSPIKPKRPFVESNV; from the exons GGGAGTCAAACCAGGAGCTGGGCCCCCCTCCGTCGGTGGATGAGGCAGCCAACACATTGATGACGCGCCTGGGTTTCCTTCTGGGAGACAAAGTGAGTGAGGGGCCAGCCGGTACCCAGTACAGCATGGAGGAACCCGAGGCGAGACAG GGCCAGAACCAGAGGATCAGCCCGTGCTCCACCCTGACCAGCAGCACTGCCTCCCCGCCCGCAGGCAGCCCCTGCTCCACGCTGCCCGCCGCCATGCCCGGCCAGGCTGGCAACAAGGACTGCGCCTACGGCTCTGTCACCAGCCCCACCTCCACACTGGAGAGCAGGGACAGCGGGATCATCG cCACTCTGACCAGCTATTCTGAGAACATGGAGCGAGGAGGCAAGTACGGCGAGGGCTCGCGGGGGAACCTGAAGCTGTGGCAGTCCCAGAAATCAGGCATGGACTCGTTCCTGTACAGGGTGGATGAGAACATGACCGCCTCCACCTACAGCCTGAACAAAATCCCTGAGCGCAACCTGGACAGCATGTCCTCCCACTCTGCCCACTCCATCCCTCTGTACCTCATGCCCCGCCCTAACTCTGTGGCTG ctaCCAGTTCGGCCCACCTGGAGGACCTGGCGTACCTGGATGAGCAGAGGCACACTCCATTACGCACCTCGCTGCGCATGCCCAGACAGAGCACCACCTGCGGGCCGGGTCGCTCCGGGCAGGACCTGAGAg TGCGCTTTGCGCCGTATCGCCCTCAAGACATCGCCCTCAAACCTCTGCTGTTCGAGGTGCCCAGCATCACCATGGACTCCGTCTTCACGGGCCGCGAGTGGCTCTTCCAGGAGGTCGACGCCCACCTCAACAGCCCCAACTCCGGCACCAACCACGGCGTGGTGATCGTGGGCAACATCGGCTTCGGCAAGACGGCGATCATCTCTCGCCTGGTGGCGCTCAGCTGCCACGGCACCCGCATGAGGCAGATCGCCTCGGACAGCCCGCAGGCCTCGCCCAAAC ATGGAGAGGGGCTCCCTCTCACCCAGCCACAGCCCACGCACGGCACCCTGGGAGGAGGCAGCTGTCCCGGGACGCCTGAGATGAGACGACGTCAGGAGGAGTCCATGAGGAGGCTGGCGTCTCAG GTGGTGGCCTACCACTACTGCCAGGCAGACAACGCCTACACCTGCTTGGTGCCGGAGTTCGTGCACAACGTGGCGGCTCTGCTGTGCCGCTCGCCGCACCTCGTCGCCTACAGGGAGCAGCTGCTGAGGGAGCCGCACCTACAGAGCATCCTGAGCCTGCGCTCCTGCGTGCAGGACCCCCTGGCCTCCTTCAGGAGGGGCGTGCTGGAGCCCCTGGATGCACTTTACAAAG agAGGAAGATCAACTCCGAGGAGGATCTCATCATCCTCATTGATGGGCTCAACGAGGCCGAGTTTCACAAGCCCGACTACGGAGACACCATTGTGTCCTTCCTCACCAAAACCATCAGCAGGTTCCCCCCCTGGCTCAAGCTGGTGGTCACAGTCAGAACCACGTTACAG GAGATCACCAACGCGCTGCCGTTCCACCGCATCTCCCTGGACAGCCTGGATGAAAACGACGCCATCGACCAGGACCTGCAGGGCTACATCCTGCACCGCATCCACAGCAGCCCGGAGATCCAGAACAACATCTCGCTCAATGGCAAGATGGACAACACCACCTTTGGCAAGCTCAGTGCCCACCTCAAGGCCCTGAGTCGGGGATCCTATCTGTACCTCAAACTCACCTTTGACCTCATAGAGAAGGGCTACCTGGTCCTCAAAAGCTCCAGCTATAAG atttatttatgcatttatcCAGACATGGAAAGTGATGAGTTCTCCTCT GTGGTTCCAGTCAACCTGGCGGAGGTTTACCTGCTGCAGTGCAACATGCGCTTCCCCACGCAGTCGTCCTTTGAACGGGCGCTGCCCCTGCTGAACGTGGCTGTGGCCTCGCTCCACCCGCTGAACGATGAGCAGATCTATCAGGCCATCAACGCCGGCTCTCTGCAG GGCACCCTGGACTGGGAGGACTTCCAGCAGCGTGTAGACAACCTGTCAGTCTTCTTGGTGAAGAGGAGGGACGGTACCAGGATGTTTGTTCACCCCTCCTTCAGGGAGTGGCTGATctggagagaagagggagagaagacGAAGTTCCTCTGCGACCCGAG GAGCGGGCACACCCTGCTGGCCTTCTGGTTCTCTCGGCAGGAGAACAAGCTGAACAGGCAGCAGACGATCGAGCTGGGCCACCACATCCTCAAAGCACATATCTTCAAG GGCCTCAGCAAGAAAGTCGGAGTTTCCTCATCCATCTTACAAGGCCTGTGGGTGTCGTACAGCACCGAGGGCCTCTCAGCTGCACTTTCTTCACTCCGAAACCTCTACACTCCCAACATCAAG GTGAGCCGGCTGCTGATGTTGGGCGGTGCCAACGTGAACTACCGTACAGAGGTGCTGAACAACGCCCCCGTCCTGTGCGTCCACTCACACCTGGGCTACATGGACATGGTGGCTCTGCTGCTAGAATTCGGTGCCTCTGTCGACGCCCAGTCAGAGAGCGGCCTCACGCCGCTGGGCTACGCTGCTGCCGGGGGACACATGGCCATTGTGACGGCGCTTTGCCGCAAGAGAGCAAAG GTGGACCACCTGGATAAGAACGGCCAGTGCGCCCTGGTTCATGCGGCCCTGAGGGGCCACATGGAGGTGGTGAAGTTCCTCATCCAGTGTGACTGGAGTCTGGggacgcagcagcagcagtcaccgCAGACACAACAGCAGGCGGCCTTCACCAAGAGCCACGCCGTCCAGCAGGCGCTCATTGCTGCAGCCAGTATGGGATACACAGAG ATTGTGTCCTACCTGCTGGACCTGCCagagaaagatgaagaagaggtggAGCGGGCCCAAATCAATAACTTTGACACCCTGTGGGGAGAGACAG CTCTGACGGCGGCGTCTGGTCGGGGGAAGCTGGAGGTTTGTCGCCTGTTACTGGAGCAGGGTGCGGCCGTGGCTCAGCCGAACCGGCGCGGCATCGTCCCGCTGTTCAGCGCCGTGCGGCAGGGACACTGGCAG ATCGTGGACCTCCTGCTGACACACGGAGCAGACGTCAACCTGGCTGACAAACAGGGTCGCAGTCCGTTGATGATGGCCGCCTCAGAGGGACACCTGGGAACTGTGGAGTTTCTGCTCACCCAAG gagcctctctgtctctgatggataaggagggtctgaccgctCTGAGCTGGGCCTGCCTCAAAGGTCATTTACCGGTCGTCCGTTACCTGGTGGAGAGCGGAGCCGCCACCGACCACGCAGACAAGAATGGACGCACGCCCCTGGACCTGGCTGCCTTCTATGGCGACTCTGAAGTG GTCCAGTTCTTGGTAGACCACGGGGCCATGATAGAGCACGTAGACTACAGCGGGATGCGTCCTCTGGACAGGGCGGTGGGCTGCAGGAACACGTCGGTGGTGGTCGCCCTGCTCAAGAAAGGAGCCAAGATAG GTCCAGCCACATGGGCCATGGCCACCTCCAAACCCGACATCATGATCATCTTACTCAGCAAACTCATCGAGGAGGGGGACAGCTTCTACAAG aAGGGGAAGGTGAAGGAGGCCGCTCAGCGCTATCAGTACGCCCTCAAAAAGTTTCCACGCGAAGGCTTCAGCGAGGACCTCAAGACGTTCAGGGAACTCAAAGTATCGCTCTTCCTCAACCTGTCCCGCTGTCGGAGGAAAATGAAC gaCTTCGGGATGGCTGAGGAATTTGCTACAAAGGCTCTGGAACTTAAACCAAAATCATATGAGGCCTACTACGCTAGGGCCCGCGCCAAGCGGAGCAGCAG ACAATTTCCTGAAGCCTTAGAGGACCTGAACGAAGCCATGAAGCAGTGCCCCAACAACCGAGAAATCCAGCGGCTGCTccagagggtggaggaggagtgcCACCAGCTCAGCCAGGAGGAGCACCAGCAGCAAGACCTGGAGCTGgagcctcccccctcccctcctcctacGCCTCCCCCTGAAGACGAGGAGTCcttgtccctgtccctgtccatGCCTCTCCCACCTCCCCCAGAGCCCCGCCTGGAGGACATGGAGCCAGTGCAGGACCTGTTTGAGGACGAGGACTACctggagcaggagctggaggcCATGTCGATGGGTCTGCCCCCACCTGAGTCCCTCGCCAACCCCTCCAGCCTCCCCATCATCCAgagccctcctctctcccccaccCATCCAGACCAGATTTACTTAGCCGGTGGCTCACCCATGGGCCAGCCCTACGAGTatcaccccacctcctcctccatgtcctcccCGACGCGAGGGTCCTACCAGCCCACCTCGCCCTCCCTCTCCCCGACACATCAGAACTCCCACTACCGACACAGTCCACCTCACACCTCCCCAGTGCACCAGCCATCCTACCGCTTCAGCCCGCCTCCTATGGGCACCGGGGGTCAGGGGATGGATCACCAGAGCCCACCGCCTTCGCCTTTACGCCGGGCTGCTCAGTACAGAGCCAGTCCGCCGCTAGAAAGTGTTTGTCTGTACAGGTCCCAGTCCGGTTCGCCTGTCCGCTACCAGACGGAGCAGCTGCCCGGCCGGCCAAAATCTCCCCTCTCCAAGATGAGCAGCCAGCGGTCGTTCCAGCTGAGCTCACAGCCGTCTCTGTCCTCCCAGCACCACCAAGCCCAGGGCCTTCGCCTGCAGCCTTCTATAGCCCAGATAGTCCGCACAAACCAGCCCAGCACCATGATGGGCAACAGCAGCTACGGTGGCCAGATGGGTCATTCCATCGGCAGTCGCTACCAGGGGGGTTCAGTGGACGTGGAGAGCCGCCTGGTGTACCAGCCGTCCCTGGACGGACGGTCCATGTCCCAGGTCCAGGCCAGCCTCAGTTCTGGGGCCCTCTGTCAGCACGGCGGCCGAGGAGGGGTTATGGAGTCGAGCCTGTTGAAGGATGAACTACCCCAGCGCCCCTCCTCTGCCTACCGCGCCAGCAGCGGGGGCCCGGGGGGCATCCGCTACAGCCAGACGCCTCAAATCAGCCGCAGCCAGTCAGCCGCCTACTACCCAGTCTCTGAACACGTGCTGGAGCGTGCCAATGCCATGCCCCCCTGCCAGCTGGGCTCTCCTGAGATCCCCCATATGGTGAGACGCCCTGTGAGTGCCAATACTACTGAGATAAAGCAGCATGTGCCCACCCCCCGGCCGCTCATCCACTCTCAGAGCGTGGGCCTTCGCTTCTCCCCCTCCAGCAACAACATCTCCACCGGATCCACCGCCAATCTGGCGCCGGGCTTCAGGCCGTCCTCCTCCATTCAGCAGATGGAGATCCCCTTGCAAGCCACGTACGAGCGCAGCTGCGACGACATCTCTCCCATCTCGCCCTCCCAGGGTGGCGGGGGACTGTATCAGGGCGAGACCACCCGCTCGCGGAACACGCCCTTCATGGGCATCATAGACAAGACAGCGCGGACTCAGCAGTACCTGCATCAGCCCTCCAGGTCCAGGGCCATGACGTCCATGGACTCCGCCATCAGCCCCACCTCgcccggccagctggtccagcagGGCTCCACCTACAGCCCCCCCGCCTCACTGGGAAACATTGCCTACTACAACAAGACCAACAACGCTCAAAATGgccacctgctggaggaggaCTACTACGCCCAGACCCAGCCGCCCTCACTGGGCAAGCTCGCCAACGGCTCCCGCGGCAGCGGCGACATCCTGGAGCGGGTCAGCCAGGTGCCCACCTACCCCGATGTGAAGGTGGCGAGGACTCTGCCCGTGGCGCAGGCCTACCAGGACAACATGTACCGCCAGCTCTCACGTGACTCCCGGACCCAAGGCCCCACCTCCCCCATCAAACCAAAGAGACCGTTTGTGGAGTCGAACGTGTGA